ACATTGCAAAAGCTACTTTTTTATAGTCCTCCATACTAGTTAAAAGAGGGTTCCCTATTGAAATGGACTTAAATTTGTCTTTAAAATTCAATAAATCGTGGTACAAACCCTCATATTCAGATCCATTGATAATATGAGTAGGCTGAATTAAAACTTCATCGTAGCCTTCACTATGTAATTTTTCTAAGGCTTCTGTTGGATTATTAATATGAATCCCATCTCTTTTTTTGATCTTATTCATAATCATCTGAGATGTCCATGCTCTTCTAAATTCATGTTCTGGAAAGGTCTTTGATAAATCCATTTCTATTTGATCGATGGTCTTTTTTCTAGTCTCATCATAAGAAGTACCAAAACTGACCACGAGAAGGGCTTTTTTATTCATGTGTTTTCTCCTTTGCTATTATTGGTAGATTGCTATGTATTGTAATATTTGTTTTTTTCTAATTTACAATTCATTACTGGGTTTTAACAATCGTTGAACAGTGGTTGAACAGTGGTTGAACAGTGGTTGAACAGTGGTTCAACGATTGTTAAACAGTTGTATGGGTAAATAAGGGTTAGGGTTAACCTGTGTAGGTCTTAAGATTCTTCGCTTCGCTCAAGAATGACTGAGGCAGTTAACTTAGGCCCTTCCCTCGCCTAAAGGCGAGTTTCGCTTTTGCTGACCACCTGACCACCTGACCACCTAATTTCCAAATTTTATAAGAATTATCGTAAAATAACTAATATCTTCCTTAACAAACCCTCTAGAAATTTCCTGATTCTCGCTGCCGCAATTTGAGATGGCGTATACTCTATCATGTAGATTGTATTTTTCAATGGCTGCGTTTATGGTTTCTCTAGAGCTAAAGGGCTTCATGATTACGATATTTTCAAAGAGTTCCTTATATTTGTCAAACTCCTCTAATGAGGTGATTTGAGTCAATACACAGAAGGTCTCATTGCCTTGTACAATAGGTACGCCTAGTTCAGCAGCAGAAGCGCAAAAAGAGGTGATTCCAGGTATGGTAATAGGTTTGATATTTACTTCTTCTAAATAGGGAAACAAATAAGAGTAAGTGCTATAAACCATAGGATCCCCTAGAGTTAAAAACGCAAGATTTTTTCCTTGTTTTAATAACTCTGCAATTTTGGTAGCATTTTCTTTCCACTTTGCATTTAGAGTTTCCTTTTCTTTTTCTAAATCAATCATAGGAAATTCTAATTCTACAGTTTCTACATCTGCCTTTAAATAAGGCTTTGCTATATTAAAAGCTTTGCTTTCTTTTCCCATTTTTGTAATTGGTGCTACAATCACATCTATTTTGTTGATGATGTCAATGGCCTTTTGAGTGATTAAACCACTATCCCCAGGCCCAACGCCGATTCCATATAATCTTCCTAACATATGATGCCTCCCTTTTTTGTGAACAATTGTTAAACGATGGTTGAACAGTAGTGAAACAATTATTAAGCGGTTGTTTCCTGCAACCGTTAACGACGTAATAGATTTAATAAATTGTTCGTCCTATTAGTCAGCTTGTAGAGATCCTTCGTCGCTTCGCTCCTCAGGATGACTTTAGTAGTAGCCGGGGTCAAAATACAGCTACTAGCATTTTTTTTGCTGACCACCTATTCAGTTATCTGTCTCATCGCCTCACGATTCGCTGCAATCGTTCTTTCGATATCCTCCTCCGTATGAGCATGTGACAAGAACATTGCCTCAAATTGAGATGGGGCTATGAGGACACCCTGGTCTAGCATAAGTTTAAAGTACTTTGCGTATATTTCTGTATTACATTTACTTACATCTTCAAAGGTTTCAACTTTTCCTTTTGTAAAGAATACATTGAGCATGCCCTTTATACGGTTTACTGTGGCATCTATTTTGAATTCTTTGATGGCCTTCTTAAAGCCTTCTTCTAATTTGTTAGCTTTTTCTTCCATATTTGTATACACTTCAGGGTGGTCTTTTAGATAAGTTAGAGCATTGTAGCCCATGTGCATGGCAAGCGGATTTCCTGATAAAGTACCTGCTTGATAAACTGGACCTACTGGTGCTAATAACTCCATAATTTCTCTTCTGCCCCCAAAAGCACCTACTGGAAGACCGCCTCCGATAATTTTGCCAAAGCAACTCAAATCTGGTTTAATGCCATATACTTCTTGAGCGCCACCATAGCTTACTCGAAAACCAGTAATAACCTCATCGAATATAAGCAGCGCACCATATTCTTCTGTCAATTTTCTCATAATTTTTAGAAATTCTTCTTTTGCTGGAACAACACCCATATTGCCAGCAACAGGCTCTACGATTACAGCTGCTAAATCATTACCATGTGCTTTAAATACAGCGTTTAATGTTTCAATATCGTTATACTGAGCTACTAATGTATTTTTAATTGCATCTTCAGAAACACCAGAGCTTGTAGACGAACCATACGTTAAAGTACCTGAGCCTGATTTCACTAAAAGCCCATCAGAATGCCCATGATAGCATCCTTCAAATTTTAAAATCTTGCTCCTATTTGTATAGCCCCTTGCCAACCTCAAGGCGCTCATGGTAGCTTCCGTTCCTGAATTTACCATTCGAACCATTTCTACAGATGGACACGCCTCTGTTATTAGTTTGGCTATTTTTACTTCGATTTCCGTAGCAAGACCAAAAGTTACCCCTGCCTTTACTACTTCTTCCACTCCCTTTGTTATCACTTCACTGCTATGCCCTAAAACAAGGGGACCCCATGAGCAAATATAATCGATAAATTCATTGCCATCTACATCAATAATTTTGCTTCCATTTCCTCTTCTAGCAAATACAGAGCTCATTCCCACAGATTGAAAAGCCCGTACAGGACTATTCACCCCACCAGGAATATATTTCTTAGCTTCATTAAATAATTCTTCTGATTTATTAAAGTTCATTATTATTTTCCTTCCTCGATATTACACTTGATTTCATCTTTTAATAGAGGGCAGACAGGGTCGTCTGCACCTATAAATTCGGATGTTGCAGTAAGATATTAGAGGTAGGACATTTTCTCGCCCCTAGGCGAGTTTGGTTTTGCTGACCACCTTACCACCTCACCACCTTACCACCTAGCGCAGTTTCTCCATTATCTCCTTCGCAAAATAAGTAAGAATAATATCTGCTCCAGCTCGTTGAATAGAGATTAATGTCTCTACTATTACATCTTCACTCATCAGACCTTCTTTTATAGCCATCTTTAGCATGGAGTATTCTCCGCTGACATTGTAGGCTGCTACTGGAACATCCGATATATCCTTTATTTTTGTAATAATGTCTAGATAAGCAAGGGCTGGTTTCACCATGACAATGTCTGCCCCTTCTTCTAAATCTAGTTTAGCCTCTACTAAAGCTTCTCTGCTATTAGCAGGATCCATTTGGTAAGATTTTCGGTCACCAAATTGAGGAGCTGAATCTGCTGCTTCTCTAAAAGGTCCGTAGTAAGCGGATGCGTATTTAGCGCTATAGGCCATTATAGGGACATTTTCATATCCATGTTCATCTAAAGTCTTTCGCATATGACCTATTCTTCCATCCATCATATCAGATGGTGCCACCATATCTGCACCTGCTTGAACATGGCTTAAAGCTGTTTTTGATAAAAGAGGTAAAGTGGAGTCATTATCTACTGTCTCCCCTTTAATAAGTCCACAGTGACCAGTGGAAGTATATTCACAAAGACATACATCCGTTATAATGTATATTTGATTATTATACTTTTCCTTTAAAGCTCGAACTGCCTTTTGAATAATCCCGTCGGGCATATAAGCCCCACTACCACACTCATCCTTATGATTAGGAATGCCAAACAACATTATAATTTTAATTCCTAAATCAATAAGATATCCTACCTCTTCAATTAATAAATCGATAGAAAAATGGTAATTTCCTGGCATAGATGAGATTTCATTCTTAATTTTTTCTCCCTCTACTACAAACATTGGATAAACAAATGCATCTGTATTAAGTCTAGTTTCTCGAACCATATCTCGAACAATAGCATTTGAACGTAATCTTCTAGGTCTTCTTATCACTTTTCTGCCTCCTCGTTTAAAATTACCTTTAGAACTCCATCAATATCATATTTTTCTGCCTCGCCGTATAATTCTAATCCAAAGTCTTCAATGGTATTTGAAGTAATGGGTCCTATGGAAATTAGTTTTTGATTCTTAAGAATATCTGCACTTCCTAATATCTTCACCAAATTTTTTACCGTTGAAGAGCTTGTAAAGGTAATATAGTCAATTTCTTCCTTATTAAGAAGAGATTTTACTTCCTCTACTTTTTCTGCACCTTCTCCAATAATCGTCTCATATATTTTTACTTCTTTTATTTGAGCTAATTTACCTAGTTCTTCAACTAAGAAATCTCTAGATTCTTTTGCTCTTGGCAGCAAAATTTTGTCCTCAGGTGTTAACAGGTCCTTAAGTTCCTCATAAATGCCCTCGGCAATATAATTTTCTGGAATGATATCTGCATAAAGATGGTATTTTTCAAGTTCTTTTGCGGTCACTTTACCTATAGCTACAATTTTAGCTCCATCTAATGCTCGCATATCTAAACCTAAGGAAAACATTCTATTAAGAAAAAGTTTTACTCCATTTTGGCTTGTGAAAATAAGATAATTGTATTCTTTAACCCTTTTAATCTCTTCTATTATAGATGGTTCATGACTTAAATCCTTTATTTTGATAACAGGAAATTCAATTGCAGTGCCACCTAATTCATAGATTTTTTCAACTACTTTGCTGCTTTGACTTCTCGCCCTTGTCACTAATATCTTTTTACCCCAAAGTGGTTTCTTTTCAAAGAAGTTTAAATCTTCTCTTAATTTGACTACATCACCTACAACGATAAGGCTTGGAGAAGTCAGCCCTTCTCTTTGAGTGATTTCATAAATATCTATCAAAGTGCCTACGGCTACCTTTTGTCTGTCTGTAGTCGCCCAGTTGATCACTCCTACTGGTGTAGTTGAAGCCATGCCATTTTCAATAAGGCGAGCGGTTATTTTTTTTAGCTCGCTCATACCCATTAAAAACACTAAGGTACCCTTTAGTTTTGCTAATACGTCCCAATCTAATTCGCTGCTTTCATCTTTTAAGTGTCCTGTAATGACATGAAAAGAGGATGCATGATCTCGATGAGTGATTGGAATTCCTGCATATGCTAGTCCTCCAATAGCAGAAGTAATCCCTGGAACGACTTCTACATCTACTCCTCTTTCAATTAAATACTGACCTTCCTCTCCACCTCTGCCAAATACATAAGGGTCTCCACCTTTTAGCCTAGTGACAATTTTCCCTTCTAGTGCTTTTTGGCAAATAATATCGTTTATTTCATCTTGTGTTTTTGTGTGATTGCTGGATTCTTTCCCTACATAGATTAACTCACAATCTTCTCTTCTAAAGTCTAGCAATTTAGGAGAGGCCAATCGATCGTATACGATAGCGTCTGCTGCTTTTATGGCGTCTTGCCCTTTTAATGTAATCAATTTAAAATCTCCTGGACCTGCGCCTACTAAATATACTTTACCCTTCATAGCCTTTCATCTCCTTTAATATATCTTTTGCCAGTTCCCAGCCTAATTTTTCTGCATCTTCTTTTGGACCATAGGCTTTTCTTTTAATTAATACACTTCCATCTTCATTTCCTAGTAAACCTTCAATCTCTATATTTTCCCCTTTAATAGCGCATAGTGCTCCCATGGGAATATGGCAATTACCGTTTAAACCTTTTAAGAAGGAACGCTCTGCTGTTGCCTGCAAAAAAGATTCACTATGATTTATGCTCTCTATCATTTTGTGTATTTGCGTATTTTCTTCCCTGATTTCAATAGCTAAAATTCCTTGTGCAGGAGAAGGTAATATGATACGGGCTTCAATGGGCTCAATACGATTTCTAAGTTTTTCATATAATCCTATTCGCTTTAATCCTGCTGCAGCTAGAATCACTCCATGTAAATTTTGATCTTCTATTTTTCGCACTCTAGTTTCAATATTACCTCGAATAGAATCAAATTTTAAATCCTCTCGATACTTTGATAATTGAAACTGTCTACGCTTGCTTCCCGTTCCAATTACAGCTCCCTTAGGCAAATCTTTAAGTGATTTATATCCGCCTTTTAGAACGATGACATCTCGATAATCCTCTCTCTCTGGAACCCAAGAAAACATTAAGCCTTCTGGTAGTTCTCCAGGCATATCTTTCATACTATGTACTGCTAAATCGATTTCTCCGCTTAAAAGCTGCTCTTCGATTTCTTTTACAAATACGCCTTTTTCACCGATTTTGTCTAAACTCACATTTTGAATTCGATCTCCCGTAGTAGTGATCGTTTTTATTTCAAATTCAGTATTTGGATAATTATTTTGTAATTGGGAAACTACCCATTTTGTTTGAGTTAAGGCTAAATTACTTCCCCTTGTACCTACTATTATTTTCATATATGACTCCTTTGATTTTTTGCAAACATTCTGTATTTATTTCCTATTGAAACCGTGAGACCAATTACCTTCGTTGACATCTATACTTCCACTTTTACAACATTTTTCTTAATTCCTCTACAGACAAATCCGTTAAGCTATTTAAAATCCTTTTTTTCTCCTCTTGATCTTTTACGTTTTTGATGACCATCTCTCGAATTTTTCCCAGTAAGTTTACATACTCTTCAAACTCTTTAGGATACTCTTCTTCTAATGAATTCTTTATTTTTTTACTAAGGGATGGACTCTTTCCAGAGGTGGATACAGATAGAATCAAATCCCCTCTTCTTACAACAGATGGAACAATATAATCGGAAGCTTCTCCACTATCGACTATATTACACAGAATCTTTAGTTCCTTTGCATCCTCACTAATAGAAATATTAATATCCTTAGCATTTGTAGCTCCTACTATTAAATAATTTCCCTTTAAGTACTCTTTTTTATAGGAGTCCTTTATGAGAGTTATACTTGGAAATTGATTTAAGAGCTCATCAAACTCGTAAGTAAAATCCACGCTTATCACAGTGACTTTTGCCTCACATTGTAAGAGTGAAACCACCTTGCGATAAGCAATCTTACCACCGCCGAAAACTACTACATTCTTACCTCTCATTTCGATCATTACTGAATAATACAAATTCTCATCACTTCCCAAAGATTTCATCAATTACAGCAATATAATCATCTAGTTTTTCCGCATCTTCTATCCTTTTTAGATTAATAATAGGCTTTATGCTTCTTTTAAGTGCAGAATGAATCATTTTTTCTACTACTGTTTTGTCTTTAATAGTAAGATTTGTCTTTCTATAGATATAATCTAACGATTCCATCTTAATGGTTTCACATTGAGCATTGATTTTTTTGATTAAAGGGTCTAGTTTCGCAGCCCCTTTCCATTTATAAAACTCCTCTACAGATTTCTGTATAATAACCATTATAGGTTCCATTAGACTCTTTCGATATTCTATATTCTCATCGATGACCTTTTTTAAATCGTCGATTTCGTATAAGTGAACACCCTCTAGCTCTCCAACTTCCTTTTCCACATCTCGTGGCATAGCTAAATCGAGAATATACAAATCTTTTCTTAATTTGGGCATATTGTTTTTTCGAAATAGAGTATGAGGAGACGCTGTTGTAGAAATGAGTATATCTACTTCTTGAAGTAAATCGTATCGATCTTCGTAATAAACAGGACATACTCCTTCAAACTCAATTAATAATTGGTTTAATTTATCATGGGTGCGGTTTGTGATGTATACCTTGTCTAAATTTTCTTCCATAATATATTTTAAGGATAATTTGCCCATATTGCCTGCTCCGATAATAAGAGCACGTTTTCCTTCTAAGGAATCCATCTCTTTTTTTAACATCTTCAAGCCAACATAACCAACAGATGTGGGATTTTCGGATATTTTTAAAGTGGTTTTAATATATTTTGCCTTAGTGATAGACTCTCGAAATAATTTATTTAGTAATTTTCCACTGTGGCCTCTCTCAATGGCATATTCTAGAGCATCTTTTACTTGACCTAATATTTGATCTTCACCTATAACGAGAGATTCAAGTCCTGCCGCTACCTGAAAGATATGATATACTGCATCTCTATTTTCTTTTATAAACAAGTGCTTTTCAATATCATCCTGCCCAGTATATTCTTTTAAATAGGTACAAACGGAATGTATGCTTTGTTCTAATTCTTCACTCGCTAAATAAAGTTCACTTCTATTACACGTAGATACGATGATAAGTTCCTGAATATTTTCTTGTCGTAATATTTGAAATGTTTTCTCTTTTTTAGATTCCGTAAAAGACATCTTTTCACGTACTTCCATTGGCGCAATGTGGTGATCAACCCCGATAACTGCTAGCTCCATTGATCTCCCTCCAATAATCAAATAGTTTTTCTTCATCTCGAAATAATGGTAAACCTAATTTTTTATGTATTTTCATAAGCCATGGCTGAGAAAGATTAGCTTTTTCTAGTACTTCATCCATACTAAACAAATCTTCAATTGATCCATTAGCGATGACCTGACCATGATTTAATATGTATCCATAATCGCAAAGTGTATAAATAATATCCATATCGTGACTTGAAATGATAATTTTTTTCCCTTCCTTAGCTAAAGTATTGATAATTTTGACAACTCCTC
Above is a genomic segment from Alkalibaculum bacchi containing:
- the cobI gene encoding precorrin-2 C(20)-methyltransferase, encoding MLGRLYGIGVGPGDSGLITQKAIDIINKIDVIVAPITKMGKESKAFNIAKPYLKADVETVELEFPMIDLEKEKETLNAKWKENATKIAELLKQGKNLAFLTLGDPMVYSTYSYLFPYLEEVNIKPITIPGITSFCASAAELGVPIVQGNETFCVLTQITSLEEFDKYKELFENIVIMKPFSSRETINAAIEKYNLHDRVYAISNCGSENQEISRGFVKEDISYFTIILIKFGN
- the hemA gene encoding glutamyl-tRNA reductase encodes the protein MELAVIGVDHHIAPMEVREKMSFTESKKEKTFQILRQENIQELIIVSTCNRSELYLASEELEQSIHSVCTYLKEYTGQDDIEKHLFIKENRDAVYHIFQVAAGLESLVIGEDQILGQVKDALEYAIERGHSGKLLNKLFRESITKAKYIKTTLKISENPTSVGYVGLKMLKKEMDSLEGKRALIIGAGNMGKLSLKYIMEENLDKVYITNRTHDKLNQLLIEFEGVCPVYYEDRYDLLQEVDILISTTASPHTLFRKNNMPKLRKDLYILDLAMPRDVEKEVGELEGVHLYEIDDLKKVIDENIEYRKSLMEPIMVIIQKSVEEFYKWKGAAKLDPLIKKINAQCETIKMESLDYIYRKTNLTIKDKTVVEKMIHSALKRSIKPIINLKRIEDAEKLDDYIAVIDEIFGK
- the hemC gene encoding hydroxymethylbilane synthase — its product is MKIIVGTRGSNLALTQTKWVVSQLQNNYPNTEFEIKTITTTGDRIQNVSLDKIGEKGVFVKEIEEQLLSGEIDLAVHSMKDMPGELPEGLMFSWVPEREDYRDVIVLKGGYKSLKDLPKGAVIGTGSKRRQFQLSKYREDLKFDSIRGNIETRVRKIEDQNLHGVILAAAGLKRIGLYEKLRNRIEPIEARIILPSPAQGILAIEIREENTQIHKMIESINHSESFLQATAERSFLKGLNGNCHIPMGALCAIKGENIEIEGLLGNEDGSVLIKRKAYGPKEDAEKLGWELAKDILKEMKGYEG
- the hemL gene encoding glutamate-1-semialdehyde 2,1-aminomutase, with the protein product MNFNKSEELFNEAKKYIPGGVNSPVRAFQSVGMSSVFARRGNGSKIIDVDGNEFIDYICSWGPLVLGHSSEVITKGVEEVVKAGVTFGLATEIEVKIAKLITEACPSVEMVRMVNSGTEATMSALRLARGYTNRSKILKFEGCYHGHSDGLLVKSGSGTLTYGSSTSSGVSEDAIKNTLVAQYNDIETLNAVFKAHGNDLAAVIVEPVAGNMGVVPAKEEFLKIMRKLTEEYGALLIFDEVITGFRVSYGGAQEVYGIKPDLSCFGKIIGGGLPVGAFGGRREIMELLAPVGPVYQAGTLSGNPLAMHMGYNALTYLKDHPEVYTNMEEKANKLEEGFKKAIKEFKIDATVNRIKGMLNVFFTKGKVETFEDVSKCNTEIYAKYFKLMLDQGVLIAPSQFEAMFLSHAHTEEDIERTIAANREAMRQITE
- a CDS encoding precorrin-2 dehydrogenase/sirohydrochlorin ferrochelatase family protein — encoded protein: MKSLGSDENLYYSVMIEMRGKNVVVFGGGKIAYRKVVSLLQCEAKVTVISVDFTYEFDELLNQFPSITLIKDSYKKEYLKGNYLIVGATNAKDINISISEDAKELKILCNIVDSGEASDYIVPSVVRRGDLILSVSTSGKSPSLSKKIKNSLEEEYPKEFEEYVNLLGKIREMVIKNVKDQEEKKRILNSLTDLSVEELRKML
- the cobA gene encoding uroporphyrinogen-III C-methyltransferase; translated protein: MKGKVYLVGAGPGDFKLITLKGQDAIKAADAIVYDRLASPKLLDFRREDCELIYVGKESSNHTKTQDEINDIICQKALEGKIVTRLKGGDPYVFGRGGEEGQYLIERGVDVEVVPGITSAIGGLAYAGIPITHRDHASSFHVITGHLKDESSELDWDVLAKLKGTLVFLMGMSELKKITARLIENGMASTTPVGVINWATTDRQKVAVGTLIDIYEITQREGLTSPSLIVVGDVVKLREDLNFFEKKPLWGKKILVTRARSQSSKVVEKIYELGGTAIEFPVIKIKDLSHEPSIIEEIKRVKEYNYLIFTSQNGVKLFLNRMFSLGLDMRALDGAKIVAIGKVTAKELEKYHLYADIIPENYIAEGIYEELKDLLTPEDKILLPRAKESRDFLVEELGKLAQIKEVKIYETIIGEGAEKVEEVKSLLNKEEIDYITFTSSSTVKNLVKILGSADILKNQKLISIGPITSNTIEDFGLELYGEAEKYDIDGVLKVILNEEAEK
- the hemB gene encoding porphobilinogen synthase, encoding MIRRPRRLRSNAIVRDMVRETRLNTDAFVYPMFVVEGEKIKNEISSMPGNYHFSIDLLIEEVGYLIDLGIKIIMLFGIPNHKDECGSGAYMPDGIIQKAVRALKEKYNNQIYIITDVCLCEYTSTGHCGLIKGETVDNDSTLPLLSKTALSHVQAGADMVAPSDMMDGRIGHMRKTLDEHGYENVPIMAYSAKYASAYYGPFREAADSAPQFGDRKSYQMDPANSREALVEAKLDLEEGADIVMVKPALAYLDIITKIKDISDVPVAAYNVSGEYSMLKMAIKEGLMSEDVIVETLISIQRAGADIILTYFAKEIMEKLR